One genomic window of Equus caballus isolate H_3958 breed thoroughbred chromosome 6, TB-T2T, whole genome shotgun sequence includes the following:
- the M6PR gene encoding cation-dependent mannose-6-phosphate receptor isoform X1: MFPFSSWWRTGLLLLLFLAVAVRESWQTEEKTCDLIGEKGKESEKELALLTRLKPLFNKSFESTVGQGQETYSYIFRVCREAGNHTSGAGLVQINKSNGKETVVGRLNETHVFNGSNWIMLIYKGGDEYDNHCGKEQRRAVVMISCNRHTLADNFNPVSEERGKVQDCFYLFEMDSSLACSPEISHLSVGSILLVTFASLVAVYIIGGFLYQRLVVGAKGMEQFPHLAFWQDLGNLVADGCDFVCRSKPRNVPAAYRGVGDDQLGEESEERDDHLLPM; encoded by the exons ATGTTCCCTTTCTCAAGCTGGTGGAGGACTGGACTGCTACTGCTGCTATTCCTGGCTGTGGCAGTAAGAGAATCCTGGCAGACAGAAGAAAAAACCTGCGACCTGATAGGAGAAAAGGGtaaagagtcagagaaagagtTGGCCCTACTGACGAGGCTGAAACCACTGTTTAACAAGAG CTTTGAGAGCACCGTGGGCCAGGGTCAAGAGACATACAGCTACATATTCAGGGTGTGCCGGGAGGCTGGCAACCACACctctggggcaggcctggtgcaGATCAACAAAAGTAATGGGAAGGAGACAGTGGTTGGGAGACTCAACGAGACTCACGTCTTCAATGGAA GTAATTGGATCATGCTGATCTATAAAGGGGGTGATGAATATGACAATCACTGTGGCAAGGAGCAGCGTCGTGCAGTGGTGATGATCTCCTGCAATCGACACACCCTAGCG GACAATTTTAACCCTGTGTCTGAGGAGCGAGGCAAAGTCCAAGATTGTTTCTACCTCTTTGAGATGGATAGCAGCCTGGCCTGTTCCCCAGAGATCTCCCACCTTAGTGTGGGTTCTATCCTACTAGTCAC GTTTGCATCACTGGTCGCTGTCTATATCATCGGGGGGTTCTTATACCAGCGACTGGTGGTGGGAGCCAAGGGAATGGAGCAATTTCCCCACTTAGCCTTCTGGCAGGATCTTGGCAACCTGGTAGCA GATGGTTGTGACTTTGTGTGCCGTTCTAAACCCCGAAATGTGCCTGCTGCATATCGTGGTGTGGGGGATGACCAGCTAGGGGAGGAGTCAGAAGAAAGGGACGATCATTTGTTACCAATGTGA
- the M6PR gene encoding cation-dependent mannose-6-phosphate receptor isoform X2, which produces MGRRQWLGDSTRLTSSMEDNFNPVSEERGKVQDCFYLFEMDSSLACSPEISHLSVGSILLVTFASLVAVYIIGGFLYQRLVVGAKGMEQFPHLAFWQDLGNLVADGCDFVCRSKPRNVPAAYRGVGDDQLGEESEERDDHLLPM; this is translated from the exons ATGGGAAGGAGACAGTGGTTGGGAGACTCAACGAGACTCACGTCTTCAATGGAA GACAATTTTAACCCTGTGTCTGAGGAGCGAGGCAAAGTCCAAGATTGTTTCTACCTCTTTGAGATGGATAGCAGCCTGGCCTGTTCCCCAGAGATCTCCCACCTTAGTGTGGGTTCTATCCTACTAGTCAC GTTTGCATCACTGGTCGCTGTCTATATCATCGGGGGGTTCTTATACCAGCGACTGGTGGTGGGAGCCAAGGGAATGGAGCAATTTCCCCACTTAGCCTTCTGGCAGGATCTTGGCAACCTGGTAGCA GATGGTTGTGACTTTGTGTGCCGTTCTAAACCCCGAAATGTGCCTGCTGCATATCGTGGTGTGGGGGATGACCAGCTAGGGGAGGAGTCAGAAGAAAGGGACGATCATTTGTTACCAATGTGA